A DNA window from Labrus mixtus chromosome 4, fLabMix1.1, whole genome shotgun sequence contains the following coding sequences:
- the LOC132973004 gene encoding uncharacterized protein LOC132973004 isoform X2 — protein sequence MIQLRATNEAIFTGRRNSAMRGWKAIRREMGLHGVMSARQLKKKWDNLKEKYRALKNPPEGMETQTQPNSWRWFQLMDEAMTGRLAGTANIVQPSVLDEEDDNAPATPPLILPNMATPFSALSGAEMAPLEDDVTLEDAMELRDIEDCRKVELENKAELLPQIVSVEQGDGSQVRIPVCKPQTQTAVNSSQTAVFYATLLPEFTVENGKTPSSSKYMVRETVEVDRKLAELQKERQALEREQAEFDRELIALEKDRELLRRDAATLERDRTSLDRERAALERDRAAMERDRAAVERDRVFLDRDRAFVDRDRAFVERDRVLVERAQEDLERERAVWRREREGEAENGHPAEMASEKEVVLQTRFYQRLTAADLDPEQLETRQRLVSLFQRLVEKL from the exons ATGATTCAGCTGCGAGCCACCAATGAAGCCATCTTCACGGGGAGGAGGAACTCGGCCATGAGAGGCTGGAA GGCGATCAGAAGAGAGATGGGGCTCCACGGGGTGATGTCAGCGCGGCAGCTGAAGAAGAAGTGGGACAACTTGAAGGAGAAATACAGA GCGCTGAAGAACCCTCCAGAAGGCATGGAGACCCAGACCCAGCCCAACTCGTGGCGTTGGTTCCAGCTGATGGACGAGGCCATGACGGGCCGCCTGGCGGGGACCGCCAACATCGTGCAGCCCTCCGTGCTGGACGAAGAGGATGACAACGCCCCAGCCACGCCTCCGCTCATCCTGCCTAACATGGCGACACCGTTCTCTGCTCTGAGTGGGGCTGAAATGGCTCCTCTGGAAGACGATGTGACGCTCGAGGACGCCATGGAGCTGAGAGACATTGAAGACTGCAGGAAAGTGGAGTTAGAGAACAAAGCTGAGCTTCTTCCTCAGATAGTTTCagtggagcagggagacggATCACAGGTGAGAATCCCTGTGTGTAAGCCGCAGACTCAAACTGCGGTGAACAGCAGCCAGACCGCCGTGTTCTACGCCACTTTACTGCCCGAATTCACGGTGGAGAACGGCAAGacgccctcctcctccaaatACATGGTCAGGGAGACGGTGGAGGTGGACAGGAAGCTGGCggagctgcagaaagagaggcagGCTCTGGAGAGAGAGCAGGCCGAGTTCGACAGAGAACTCATCGCTTTGGAGAAAGACCGAGAGCTGCTGAGAAGAGACGCGGCGACActagagagagacaggacgagTCTGGACAGAGAGCGGGCGGctttagagagagacagagcggccatggagagagacagagcggcTGTAGAGAGAGACCGGGTGTTTCTGGATCGAGACCGGGCGTTtgtggacagagacagagcattcgtggagagagacagagtgctGGTAGAGCGAGCCCAAGAGGatttagagagagagcgagctgtgtggaggagagagagggagggcgagGCCGAGAACGGACATCCTGCTGAGATGGCGTCAGAAAAAGAAGTGGTGTTACAGACCAGGTTCTACCAGAGGCTGACGGCAGCAGATCTGGATCCAGAGCAGCTGGAGACCAGACAGAGACTGGTGTCTTTGTTCCAGAGACTCGTGGAGAAGCTGTGA
- the LOC132973004 gene encoding uncharacterized protein LOC132973004 isoform X1: MEMEDSGKMENTYRLTDRDTRLMIQLRATNEAIFTGRRNSAMRGWKAIRREMGLHGVMSARQLKKKWDNLKEKYRALKNPPEGMETQTQPNSWRWFQLMDEAMTGRLAGTANIVQPSVLDEEDDNAPATPPLILPNMATPFSALSGAEMAPLEDDVTLEDAMELRDIEDCRKVELENKAELLPQIVSVEQGDGSQVRIPVCKPQTQTAVNSSQTAVFYATLLPEFTVENGKTPSSSKYMVRETVEVDRKLAELQKERQALEREQAEFDRELIALEKDRELLRRDAATLERDRTSLDRERAALERDRAAMERDRAAVERDRVFLDRDRAFVDRDRAFVERDRVLVERAQEDLERERAVWRREREGEAENGHPAEMASEKEVVLQTRFYQRLTAADLDPEQLETRQRLVSLFQRLVEKL; the protein is encoded by the exons ATGGAAATGGAGGATTCGGGGAAAATGGAGAACACATACAGAC TGACGGACAGAGACACCAGACTGATGATTCAGCTGCGAGCCACCAATGAAGCCATCTTCACGGGGAGGAGGAACTCGGCCATGAGAGGCTGGAA GGCGATCAGAAGAGAGATGGGGCTCCACGGGGTGATGTCAGCGCGGCAGCTGAAGAAGAAGTGGGACAACTTGAAGGAGAAATACAGA GCGCTGAAGAACCCTCCAGAAGGCATGGAGACCCAGACCCAGCCCAACTCGTGGCGTTGGTTCCAGCTGATGGACGAGGCCATGACGGGCCGCCTGGCGGGGACCGCCAACATCGTGCAGCCCTCCGTGCTGGACGAAGAGGATGACAACGCCCCAGCCACGCCTCCGCTCATCCTGCCTAACATGGCGACACCGTTCTCTGCTCTGAGTGGGGCTGAAATGGCTCCTCTGGAAGACGATGTGACGCTCGAGGACGCCATGGAGCTGAGAGACATTGAAGACTGCAGGAAAGTGGAGTTAGAGAACAAAGCTGAGCTTCTTCCTCAGATAGTTTCagtggagcagggagacggATCACAGGTGAGAATCCCTGTGTGTAAGCCGCAGACTCAAACTGCGGTGAACAGCAGCCAGACCGCCGTGTTCTACGCCACTTTACTGCCCGAATTCACGGTGGAGAACGGCAAGacgccctcctcctccaaatACATGGTCAGGGAGACGGTGGAGGTGGACAGGAAGCTGGCggagctgcagaaagagaggcagGCTCTGGAGAGAGAGCAGGCCGAGTTCGACAGAGAACTCATCGCTTTGGAGAAAGACCGAGAGCTGCTGAGAAGAGACGCGGCGACActagagagagacaggacgagTCTGGACAGAGAGCGGGCGGctttagagagagacagagcggccatggagagagacagagcggcTGTAGAGAGAGACCGGGTGTTTCTGGATCGAGACCGGGCGTTtgtggacagagacagagcattcgtggagagagacagagtgctGGTAGAGCGAGCCCAAGAGGatttagagagagagcgagctgtgtggaggagagagagggagggcgagGCCGAGAACGGACATCCTGCTGAGATGGCGTCAGAAAAAGAAGTGGTGTTACAGACCAGGTTCTACCAGAGGCTGACGGCAGCAGATCTGGATCCAGAGCAGCTGGAGACCAGACAGAGACTGGTGTCTTTGTTCCAGAGACTCGTGGAGAAGCTGTGA
- the LOC132973004 gene encoding trichohyalin-like isoform X3 → MGLHGVMSARQLKKKWDNLKEKYRALKNPPEGMETQTQPNSWRWFQLMDEAMTGRLAGTANIVQPSVLDEEDDNAPATPPLILPNMATPFSALSGAEMAPLEDDVTLEDAMELRDIEDCRKVELENKAELLPQIVSVEQGDGSQVRIPVCKPQTQTAVNSSQTAVFYATLLPEFTVENGKTPSSSKYMVRETVEVDRKLAELQKERQALEREQAEFDRELIALEKDRELLRRDAATLERDRTSLDRERAALERDRAAMERDRAAVERDRVFLDRDRAFVDRDRAFVERDRVLVERAQEDLERERAVWRREREGEAENGHPAEMASEKEVVLQTRFYQRLTAADLDPEQLETRQRLVSLFQRLVEKL, encoded by the exons ATGGGGCTCCACGGGGTGATGTCAGCGCGGCAGCTGAAGAAGAAGTGGGACAACTTGAAGGAGAAATACAGA GCGCTGAAGAACCCTCCAGAAGGCATGGAGACCCAGACCCAGCCCAACTCGTGGCGTTGGTTCCAGCTGATGGACGAGGCCATGACGGGCCGCCTGGCGGGGACCGCCAACATCGTGCAGCCCTCCGTGCTGGACGAAGAGGATGACAACGCCCCAGCCACGCCTCCGCTCATCCTGCCTAACATGGCGACACCGTTCTCTGCTCTGAGTGGGGCTGAAATGGCTCCTCTGGAAGACGATGTGACGCTCGAGGACGCCATGGAGCTGAGAGACATTGAAGACTGCAGGAAAGTGGAGTTAGAGAACAAAGCTGAGCTTCTTCCTCAGATAGTTTCagtggagcagggagacggATCACAGGTGAGAATCCCTGTGTGTAAGCCGCAGACTCAAACTGCGGTGAACAGCAGCCAGACCGCCGTGTTCTACGCCACTTTACTGCCCGAATTCACGGTGGAGAACGGCAAGacgccctcctcctccaaatACATGGTCAGGGAGACGGTGGAGGTGGACAGGAAGCTGGCggagctgcagaaagagaggcagGCTCTGGAGAGAGAGCAGGCCGAGTTCGACAGAGAACTCATCGCTTTGGAGAAAGACCGAGAGCTGCTGAGAAGAGACGCGGCGACActagagagagacaggacgagTCTGGACAGAGAGCGGGCGGctttagagagagacagagcggccatggagagagacagagcggcTGTAGAGAGAGACCGGGTGTTTCTGGATCGAGACCGGGCGTTtgtggacagagacagagcattcgtggagagagacagagtgctGGTAGAGCGAGCCCAAGAGGatttagagagagagcgagctgtgtggaggagagagagggagggcgagGCCGAGAACGGACATCCTGCTGAGATGGCGTCAGAAAAAGAAGTGGTGTTACAGACCAGGTTCTACCAGAGGCTGACGGCAGCAGATCTGGATCCAGAGCAGCTGGAGACCAGACAGAGACTGGTGTCTTTGTTCCAGAGACTCGTGGAGAAGCTGTGA
- the kcnj11l gene encoding potassium inwardly rectifying channel subfamily J member 11, like — translation MLARKGLLPDGFLLTRLAEDQKQLNRTRSRVQRARFITKSGSCNVAHKNIMEQGRFLQDVFTTMVDLKWQHSFLIFTSAFLCSWMLFAMIWWLLAFAHGDLEPRDPNGEPGPVPCVTAIHSFTSAFLFSIEVQVTIGFGGRMVTEECPLAITVLIVQNILGLIINAVMLGCVFMKTAQANRRAETLIFSKHAVIAPRNGRPTFMFRVGDLRKSMIISATVQLQVIRRTVTAEGEVIPVCQLDIQVENPLRSNGIFLVSPLIISHTMERGSPLYELSAQSLASEDLEIIVILEGVVETTGITMQARTSYTPEEILWGRRFVSIMTEEDGRYCVDYSKFGNTVPVRMSSLSAKELDQTRGVQDGGTDVNLQGWGLVRAGRGGFRRGGRTCDTSATQPWYAQSEKAEVGLEQEGQKKKVQLEVIGRQMEEDGLGDMSE, via the exons aTGTTAGCCAGGAAGGGCCTCCTGCCTGACGGTTTCCTGCTGACCCGTCTGGCGGAGGACCAGAAACAGCTGAACCGTACACGCTCCAGAGTCCAGAGAGCGCGCTTCATCACCAAGAGCGGATCCTGCAACGTGGCCCACAAGAACATCATGGAGCAG GGTCGGTTCCTGCAGGATGTCTTCACCACCATGGTAGATCTGAAGTGGCAGCACTCCTTCCTGATCTTCACCTCCGCCTTCCTGTGCTCCTGGATGCTCTTCGCCATGATCTGGTGGCTCCTCGCCTTCGCTCACGGCGACCTGGAGCCTCGAGACCCCAACGGCGAGCCGGGCCCCGTGCCCTGCGTCACCGCCATCCACTCGTTCACCTCAGCCTTCCTGTTTTCCATCGAGGTCCAG GTAACCATCGGGTTCGGAGGCCGGATGGTGACGGAGGAGTGTCCGCTGGCGATCACCGTGCTGATCGTTCAGAACATCCTGGGTCTGATCATCAACGCCGTGATGCTTGGCTGTGTGTTCATGAAGACGGCGCAGGCCAACCGGCGTGCAGAGACGCTCATCTTCTCCAAACATGCCGTCATCGCTCCTCGAAACGGGCGGCCGACCTTCATGTTCAGAGTCGGAGACCTGAGGAAGAGTATGATCATCTCTGCCACCGTCCAGCTGCAG GTGATCAGGCGGACGGTGACGGCGGAGGGCGAGGTCATCCCGGTGTGTCAGCTGGACATCCAGGTGGAGAATCCTCTGAGGAGTAACGGCATCTTCCTGGTCTCTCCTCTGATCATCAGCCACACCATGGAGAGAGGGAGTCCGCTCTACGAGCTCTCCGCTCAGTCGCTGGCCTCCGAGGACCTCGAGATCATCGTCAtcctggaag GTGTGGTGGAAACCACGGGGATCACCATGCAGGCCCGGACCTCCTACACCCCTGAAGAGATCCTGTGGGGGCGGCGCTTCGTCTCCATCATGACAGAGGAGGACGGGCGTTACTGCGTCGACTACTCAAAGTTCGGAAACACCGTCCCCGTCCGCATGTCGTCTCTCAGCGCCAAGGAGCTGGACCAGACCAGAGGGGTCCAGGACGGGGGCACGGACGTAAACCTGCAGGGCTGGGGGCTGGTCCGAGCCGGCAGGGGGGGCTTCCGCAGAGGAGGCCGGACCTGCGATACCTCAGCCACTCAGCCCTGGTACGCCCAATCAGAGAAGGCGGAGGTAGGGTTGGAGCAGgaaggacagaagaagaaggtgcAGCTGGAGGTGATTGGACGACAGATGGAAGAGGACGGACTGGGAGACATGAGCGAATGA